The following DNA comes from Sander lucioperca isolate FBNREF2018 chromosome 2, SLUC_FBN_1.2, whole genome shotgun sequence.
AGAAGAATATGTCACAGAAAACGATACAAGATTTTTTCTTCTGGCATAGTAATAAAATAACCAGAGTTATCTCaagaaacaataaaataaaattagcaAGATTTCATCTGTAGATGTTACAGTTGATGTTTCCTCGTCCACCACCGAAGCAAACTCTGTTGGAGCTTGAGTCTGAACTAACATTAGCAAGCAACTCGGCTCACGTTAGCAGCACCATCATAGCATCTAACGATAACTTTACAGAAGGATTCAAAAAGCCCTGTCAGTCAAGCAacttcagttatcctggaaggAGGTTCGGGACAGAAACTTTTCAACGGTCTTTTCAGCTGAGATGAGAATGAATGATAAGCCGTTTCTTGTGTCATTTGTTGTGTTAGAGTGCCATCTACTGGGCAAAATTGGTAATTATCCTGAAATACGGCAATATGTTCAGCTTACTTCCTGTTCATGTGTGGAAAGGAACTACGGTTTACACGCTGGTTGAGTGTCTCCTGAAACTTTGGTTATTTGCTGTGGAGAAGGCACAAGTTAGGAAATTGTTGGCGAGGTCATTGCAGCCTGATTATTAGCATATATTTTCAAGCCAAACATCTCTGGTGTGGTTTTGACgataagaaaaataatttaCCTTATCTATATACTGAAATAGGCTAATGATGTCAAGTGCGCTTCTGTGATGTTAGGGTGCCCGCAGTGGAGGGAGTGGCGAGTGCTGTCGCATAATTGTGGAACAGTGGAATTTGTGGCTGTCCAGGACTTTTCTAAAACTTCTCACTCTCACCCATACACTGCGCTAAAATGACATATTAGCTGTCAAAATCTGAAACATTTCCTGGGGGGAGAAATCGTCAGACAtccattattttattattcagcACCCCTGGTCAAAAATAGGTTCCTGGGCGCCTGAATAGCACTGATCATactatacaatttaaaatataaagctGTTTGAACTCCACTCATTAATTGTGTactatatttcatttttttgcaagttgtcctttttttcttaaagcaaTGCTTTCATCTTCTCAATTGTTGCGATTTTGAATTCCTGAACTGCTTCCCTTGTCTTGACCTTGTTTGCCTGGTAGCTTAATATAGGGAAAACAGCCTTTTAAGGGCCTATATTTTTCAATGCCTTTCAAACTCAACTTGTGATTTTCGCCCAGAGTTATTCCCTTGATTAAATCACAATGAATCACACTAACAAAACAATAATGCACAGTCAAGTGGCCTAAAAGGGACAAAGGGTCGAATCCAATTTCGTATCTCACACTTGTACTAATACACCATGTTACTGAACTGATCTCTATTCAGATTCCCCTCACATCCCCCTGCCTACCTCAGATTTTTGGCTGAAGTTGTCTGGATGTAGAGACCGCTGGAGCTGCAAGTATCTTTTCTGCAGTTTGTGTATGTCCAGTGTGAATGTGTAGTCACTGAAAAGAGGCAACACATGGTAACATGAAATGTTTTGCTTTACAGGCtaactgaataaataaaatgttgatgAATAATAAAAAGATGGTGGTAATAAGACAAGGTACTCACcaattcattattttaaaataggaTGTCCCTTCTTCTGGGGGCTGGACTACTTTGCATGACATGCAGAAGAATGCAGGTGTTGTGTCAAGTGGCTGTCTGCAGTTCCAGCAATTCAGTTGGACTTGACCTGTACAGTAATTCCTGTGTGAACTGACTGGGTTACTGTAGTAAAttatctttctttcctttcccaGTGATTTGAGGTGCATGTTGCTGTTCCATATGTCCTTGAGAAAGCTAATAGACATAAAATGTGCTGAACATGTAACCGTTTTATAAACAGACTGTCTGTTCGACATCGGCCAATTTGGGTGCACTAAAGCCCGGGATAAGCACACAATCCGCAAAGAGTTAAATGGCAACATCTCCGAAATTAAAATACACTATTTAGAGCCGTTGTGCAGTCAATCAAAACATGATCTTTCTCTTACTGTccaaacatcaacaacaactcTCTTCCAGAGAGATAGCGGAAGAGCGTTCTTCTTCCTCGTTTGTTAAAAGCACCACACTGCCATCCGTCGTCTTGGCGGTGTAAGCGGAGAACTGTCTCGGAGGTGCTGGAGACTCACTTGAAAAacaagagctaacgttagcaagtgGAGTTGCTAGCAAACGCAATTTCTTAGCAACTGTTGTTAACATTAAAGTAGCGTTGGATTTAATCGCAACACACCAAACGTAGTAAGTTGAACATCATAGCAGTTTTAATACATGTTAGCAATTCATCACTGTCATATTAACTACAGCGGTTGCTATGATGGAAACTTctgaagacacagagagagaaagccgGGGTGTAGCGTTAGCTGGGTTAGCTTACTAGCTAACGTGTTTCAACAGCAAACAATGTTATTGTTTGTGGTCAGTGTATGTAGCTAAGTAGATTGTTGTGAGATACCAGTGTACTTCCGCAAAGATAGCATGTCACATTATTTAATggtacattgaaaaaaaaaaaacacccatctTTAACTCTCTGTTGAAAAGTGCCTGCtcagctaacgctaacgttatcTAGCCAGATGACAAAGACACCCCTCCCATGCTAACGTTACGAGCGGTGAGTGATGGATAATAAGTACATCCATCTAAATGTTCATCTATCTGAAACACAACACATCTAGCTACCACGATATATTACACATTTGTTAATAAGAGGAGCCGCCCACATAGTGTAATGTATTGTTGTTTAAACATAACTTGAATCAGTAATACGCATGCAAGTAACTTTATTTACGCTTTTTGCTTAGGTGTGTCACTCCCAAGTATGTTAAAACCAGCTGAAACCAAATGTCTATCtcccattttctttttcaggtctTCTATTCAACCCCATAGCGGTGAGAGAGGCAATGGTCCATGAAGAGTTTTGGATACACGGAGAGTGGCTTGTCCACCAAGGTCATCATCAGACACTGGAGCACCAATAAAACACTCAAAACTGGTGAGTATTTTATTTACTAAGTGTGGTTGTTGTGCTGCTACATCTTCTACCTATACCAGGCTACAGCACTGGAAacaatgttatgtatgtatgcaaaAGTTTCTATGAACTGGGACCAGTGTAAATTCTTATTTGGCCAAGGGTCAAACTAGGCGTCTTTACAGTTTCCTAACAAAGCGCAAGCTCTTATGAATGCCAACTCCCAACTTTTTTGTGTATACgtgtaggtgtgtgtttttggggGCTGTGGGGGAGCAAAAGGTGACGGTACAGTATTCCAGAGAGATACTAGTTGGAGACAGCAGCTTCTATAAGGTAAACAGGATCTCCTCTTGAAGGTCGCTTCTCAAGGCCCCCACAGACAATACTCTGGGTATTATTAACGGAAATGGCTAAGAATAGAGAGCAGGGGAGCAAGGTGGCTCCTCTGGCGGTCGTGTTGTTTGGGTTAAACAAGCCAAAACGGAACATCATCTTTAGAAGAGTGACTTCTCAAGCTTACATGCTGGGTGTGTCACACTCACACAAGGCTAGAGGTTGATATGGAGGGCTTTATCTGGCTCGTATGCGGCATAGGAGTAGTTGTGGTTCTCTCTTTGCTGTTTACGTATGGAGTTATTGTGCTTTACAGTTTGGATTCGTAAGTAGAAATATTTTTCAAGTGCATTATTAGCCTTTTTATCAATTCTTATGCACCGATTATGTTGTTTACATGTGCTTTTTTTAAGTTTGGTTATATTTCATCCAACAACTTGGAGTAATAACTTGGATCTTGCTGCCTGTGTGCCTGGTGTAAATATGAGGCTCATATAAGATTTATTGCTAATCAGGGGTGGGCGATAAGGAAAACAGTCCTCTATCACGTTATATGTGATTCTTTCTCACATTATGATAATACATTTTCTGGACCATGAATTAAAAATTGTTAATGGATAAAATAACCACACAGAAATATCATTACATTGCCTACCTCTAGCCCTAGTTGGTAGTGATGCATCTATGCAATACCATGGATCTGCACCGTTACTGACTCATAAGATATTGGCCAGTATGACCGATCTATGTTACCTTTTCTTTATTGCTGTTGATATTGCATAACAATGccatttttaagacattttttcaacttttcCTAATTTTTATGTATACTTTATAAAGTATCCGAGTACTTTATACAGTTTGAAGCACTTAGTTTTGGTGTCATAGTCAGCATTAGAAGAGATAAAGTGGGCTCAATGCATCCCTGCTAATAAGGCTGCCCTCCCAATGAAATTCAGGCGCATAGGTTTTTCTTGATTAAGCCAATCTGATTGTTAATTTActcatttattttatgtatagTCTGCATACACTTTCTAGGCAGCTGCCCGTgggatatttgtttttttcccgtTCTTTTTCTTCATGGGGACAACCCATTAATAATTCTCCTAAATCTTGAAGagactaagggcgttttcacacatacctcatttggtccggactttcggacttttcagtttgatccgaaccaaaattagaggtgtgaaacctcacccggaccacggtccggatcaaaagaccaaaaatacaagaagctctgacaggctctccttgtgttacaagaccggggaagctcctttaaggaatagcttggtgagagagtgagggtgaatgtgctcagagcagacagctgtcggctatcagagctgagaatacatcagcagtttatttgttaagtggtagtaaatgtacagtgtaggtttccgtttgtctctgaataaattctccagaaagaaagttcccgtgtcttgcttctcaacaacacaacaaaaccaaaagagccgcggcagtaggggagagcagcagtcagctgaaaaaactcccgacacagagagaggatacgagaggatacgagaggacgagGAAGCCCGTCTACACACCAATCAATTccagtatctggagacgcagctcacgtatgtgatgacagcaggacgtagttttgtcacgtatagatctttagtgtgcTTGcaaaactgcagtgtgaaaccaaaacttaccggatcaaatatatacagtgtaacaaaaacatgaaccttggtccggaccttggttcggactttcatgtgtgaaaacgccctaaataAAAATGCAGACACATTGACTTCATGTTTTATCGTTGGTTGCTTTGCCATTTGGCAACATTTGAAAATGCTATGTCCAGTATGACAGTTCTTTTGAAAGCAAGATTAATTGTGTCTGTTTAACAATAGTTCAATCAATAACATGGTAGCCCACTCAGTAATGTCAATCAGGCATGTATGTGTCACAACAAGTTCATTACTCCTTCAAATTAACCATCTGGAATGTTCTGATGAATGACCTTGTTAGTTAGTATTGTAGTATTGATTTTTGGGCTTGGTATTGTGTTGTGGTCCAGGTAAAGGCTGTTAAGGCATTAAGGTGGTGACACACCAAGGAGATGGTAATAGGCCATTGTTCCAAGTAGGGCCGACGGTGAGCGTTCTGTTGCCCTAGTTTTTGCAGTCTGTCCAGCACTGTCACCCCTAGTTGACCCTCATTGGCTTTTTTTCAGCCTTTTCAATATGTTGACTTGGCATCGGAGCTGGTCTGTTAGAGAAATCACTCTCACAGGACAGGTGAGCAAAAGCAAGCAAACAACTAAGTCAAGAGGGCATACACAGAAAGCTCTTCTCATTTTCCATCTTATCTGATCAATCCAATACacaatagggctgtcaaaactggccaaaaattacttttttatgttcCTTCTAAAAAACACAGGTTCGAGGCGCCCtagtagctcacctggttgagcatgcaCCCCATGTTCTacggctcagtccttaccgcagtggcACAGGGTCGATTCCGACCAGtggccctttgttgcatgtcatccctctttctctcccactttcctATGTTAAGCTGTCCCAACAATACAacagccccaaaaataatctttaaaaaaaggtttgaaCTATTCAAATAAgttttttttgcacattatgtcctTAAGAGGGTAA
Coding sequences within:
- the hscb gene encoding iron-sulfur cluster co-chaperone protein HscB; this translates as MLPFNSLRIVCLSRALVHPNWPMSNRQSVYKTVTCSAHFMSISFLKDIWNSNMHLKSLGKERKIIYYSNPVSSHRNYCTGQVQLNCWNCRQPLDTTPAFFCMSCKVVQPPEEGTSYFKIMNCDYTFTLDIHKLQKRYLQLQRSLHPDNFSQKSEKEQEYSESHSALVNKAYQTLLKPLSRGLYMLELEGMHIEEGTDSGADLEFLMELMEINEALDKARTPEEANKIGQDTKRKLAVLTEEIDAALLKGELQAAKALLSQMKYHANIEEKVKEKLSEFM